The Physeter macrocephalus isolate SW-GA chromosome 13, ASM283717v5, whole genome shotgun sequence genome window below encodes:
- the TEX29 gene encoding testis-expressed protein 29 isoform X2, translating to MRYAPEFKKSPSHVLKTFAVCDTPLYDICDYNVTGGRCKELGCCFYKGICYEKAVPESSKRVGEKRKSLQRYLCPPSPALKWKWCPRAGGRQGRRPRAQSRRARARRAVARAHWPYQKTKKLRTEVRAGDPVKLGGASGRDGAAGQRLLKYVMQWPPDEKEKKYLGSVVFRVVYPRPEFHLRREEGVGAETTRQELSFLTLGLVPTPGPAACSADSAPRPPLQGTGYRLTGRVVPQTHREGRPCPAEAAPPSPGSPSRDRTHMGSARRTRAKCG from the exons ATGAGATACGCTCCAGAATTCAAGAAGTCCCCCTCGCACGTCCTGAAGACGTTTGCCG TGTGCGACACCCCTCTGTACGACATATGTGACTACAACGTCACCGGAGGTCGGTGCAAGGAACTCGGGTGCTGCTTTTATAAAGGCATCTGCTATGAGAAGGCCGTTCCCG AGTCGTCCAAGAGagtaggagagaaaaggaagtccCTACAGAGGTACCTTTGTCCTCCAAGTCCAGCGCTAAAGTGGAAATGGTGCCCTCGGGCGGGCGGCCGGCAGGGTCGAAGGCCCCGAGCACAGAGCCGTCGCGCAAGAGCCCGGAGAGCGGTAGCGAGGGCG CACTGGCCGTACCAGAAGACGAAGAAACTGAGGACTGAGGTGCGTGCTGGGGACCCAGTGAAGTTGGGGGGAGCCTCTGGAAGAGATGGGGCGGCGGGGCAACGGCTGTTGAAATATGTGATGCAATGGCCACccgatgagaaagaaaaaaagtatcttGGAAGCGTCGTGTTCCGTGTTGTGTACCCAAGGCCAGAGTTTCACCTTCGGAGGGAGGAAGGCGTCGGAGCTGAGACCACGCGCCAGGAGCTTTCATTTCTGACGCTCGGCTTGGTACCGACCCCGGGACCGGCAGCTTGCAGTGCTGACTCAGCACCGAGGCCCCCTTTGCAGGGCACAGGCTACAGGCTCACCGGGCGGGTTGTCCCTCAGACCCACAGGGAGGGCAGGCCTTGCCCAGCAGAAGCAGCACCACCCTCCCCAGGGTCCCCCTCCCGTGACAGGACGCACATGGGTTCAGCGAGACGGACACGTGCGAAGTGTGGGTGA
- the TEX29 gene encoding testis-expressed protein 29 isoform X1 translates to MRYAPEFKKSPSHVLKTFAVCDTPLYDICDYNVTGGRCKELGCCFYKGICYEKAVPESSKRVGEKRKSLQRYLCPPSPALKWKWCPRAGGRQGRRPRAQSRRARARRAVARAVRRREWAALLPLRSSPHWPYQKTKKLRTEVRAGDPVKLGGASGRDGAAGQRLLKYVMQWPPDEKEKKYLGSVVFRVVYPRPEFHLRREEGVGAETTRQELSFLTLGLVPTPGPAACSADSAPRPPLQGTGYRLTGRVVPQTHREGRPCPAEAAPPSPGSPSRDRTHMGSARRTRAKCG, encoded by the exons ATGAGATACGCTCCAGAATTCAAGAAGTCCCCCTCGCACGTCCTGAAGACGTTTGCCG TGTGCGACACCCCTCTGTACGACATATGTGACTACAACGTCACCGGAGGTCGGTGCAAGGAACTCGGGTGCTGCTTTTATAAAGGCATCTGCTATGAGAAGGCCGTTCCCG AGTCGTCCAAGAGagtaggagagaaaaggaagtccCTACAGAGGTACCTTTGTCCTCCAAGTCCAGCGCTAAAGTGGAAATGGTGCCCTCGGGCGGGCGGCCGGCAGGGTCGAAGGCCCCGAGCACAGAGCCGTCGCGCAAGAGCCCGGAGAGCGGTAGCGAGGGCGGTAAGGCGGCGGGAATGGGCAGCTCTACTTCCTCTGCGGTCTTCTCCG CACTGGCCGTACCAGAAGACGAAGAAACTGAGGACTGAGGTGCGTGCTGGGGACCCAGTGAAGTTGGGGGGAGCCTCTGGAAGAGATGGGGCGGCGGGGCAACGGCTGTTGAAATATGTGATGCAATGGCCACccgatgagaaagaaaaaaagtatcttGGAAGCGTCGTGTTCCGTGTTGTGTACCCAAGGCCAGAGTTTCACCTTCGGAGGGAGGAAGGCGTCGGAGCTGAGACCACGCGCCAGGAGCTTTCATTTCTGACGCTCGGCTTGGTACCGACCCCGGGACCGGCAGCTTGCAGTGCTGACTCAGCACCGAGGCCCCCTTTGCAGGGCACAGGCTACAGGCTCACCGGGCGGGTTGTCCCTCAGACCCACAGGGAGGGCAGGCCTTGCCCAGCAGAAGCAGCACCACCCTCCCCAGGGTCCCCCTCCCGTGACAGGACGCACATGGGTTCAGCGAGACGGACACGTGCGAAGTGTGGGTGA